A single region of the Cronobacter condimenti 1330 genome encodes:
- the chaA gene encoding sodium-potassium/proton antiporter ChaA: MTTSSHEAVKTRHKETSLIFPVLALAVLAFWGSSQSLSVIVGINALALVGILSSAFSVVRHADVLAHRLGEPYGSLILSLSVVILEVSLISALMATGDAAPTLMRDTLYSIIMIVSGGLVGVALLLGGRKFATQYVNLFGIKQYLIALFPLAVIVLVFPMALPGGNFSMPQALLVAMISAAMYGVFLLIQTKTHQSLFVYEHEDESDDDDPHHGKPSAHSSLWHAAWLVVHLIAVISVTKMNANPLEGLLSHLNAPVSFTGFLVALLILSPEGLGALKAVLNNQVQRAMNLFFGSVLATISLTVPTVTIIAILTGNDLQFALGAPEMVVMLAALVLCQISFSTGRTNVLNGSAHLALFVAYLMTIFA, from the coding sequence GTGACCACATCAAGCCATGAGGCGGTGAAAACCCGTCATAAGGAGACTTCTCTCATTTTCCCGGTTTTAGCGCTGGCAGTGCTGGCGTTCTGGGGGTCCAGCCAGTCGCTGTCAGTGATTGTGGGCATTAACGCGCTGGCGCTTGTCGGTATTCTCAGCAGCGCGTTTAGCGTGGTGCGTCACGCGGATGTCCTGGCGCACCGCCTCGGCGAGCCGTACGGGTCGCTGATCCTCAGTCTTTCGGTTGTTATTCTTGAGGTCAGCCTGATTTCTGCGCTGATGGCGACGGGTGATGCCGCTCCGACGCTGATGCGCGATACGCTCTACTCGATCATCATGATTGTGAGCGGCGGTCTGGTGGGTGTGGCGCTGTTGCTGGGTGGGCGGAAATTCGCCACGCAATATGTGAATCTTTTCGGCATTAAACAGTATCTGATAGCCCTTTTCCCGCTCGCGGTGATTGTTCTGGTGTTTCCGATGGCGCTGCCTGGCGGTAATTTTTCGATGCCGCAGGCGCTGCTGGTCGCGATGATTTCGGCGGCGATGTATGGCGTTTTTCTGCTGATCCAGACCAAGACGCACCAGAGCCTGTTTGTGTATGAGCATGAAGACGAAAGCGATGATGACGACCCGCATCACGGTAAACCTTCGGCGCACAGTAGCCTGTGGCATGCCGCGTGGCTGGTAGTGCATCTCATTGCGGTGATATCCGTCACCAAAATGAACGCCAATCCGCTCGAAGGGCTGCTGAGCCACCTGAACGCGCCGGTGTCGTTCACCGGTTTCCTGGTCGCGCTGTTGATCCTCTCGCCGGAAGGCCTGGGCGCACTTAAGGCGGTGCTCAATAACCAGGTGCAGCGCGCGATGAACCTGTTTTTTGGCTCGGTGCTGGCGACCATTTCGCTGACGGTGCCGACGGTGACGATAATCGCCATTCTGACCGGCAACGATCTTCAGTTTGCCCTCGGGGCGCCGGAGATGGTGGTAATGCTCGCCGCGCTGGTGTTGTGCCAGATTTCGTTCTCAACCGGGCGTACCAATGTGCTGAACGGCAGCGCGCACCTCGCGCTGTTTGTCGCCTATCTGATGACGATATTTGCGTAG
- the chaB gene encoding putative cation transport regulator ChaB, whose protein sequence is MPYSSKTDLPDNVRHVLPAHAQEIYKEAFNSAWDQYKDEDDRRGDASREETAHRVAWAAVKHEYEKGDDDKWHKKK, encoded by the coding sequence ATGCCATATTCTTCCAAAACCGATTTGCCTGACAACGTTCGCCATGTGCTCCCCGCGCACGCGCAGGAGATCTACAAAGAAGCGTTCAACAGTGCCTGGGATCAGTATAAAGATGAAGATGACCGCCGTGGTGATGCCAGCCGGGAGGAAACCGCGCACCGCGTTGCATGGGCTGCGGTTAAACATGAGTATGAAAAGGGCGATGATGACAAATGGCATAAGAAAAAATAA
- a CDS encoding gamma-glutamylcyclotransferase gives MLTRDFLMTADCKTAFGAIEESLLWTPEQRAASLAATLACRPENESVWIFGYGSLMWNPAMVYEERCAATLNGWHRAFCLRLTAGRGSACQPGRMLALKEGGATTGVAYRLPEAELETELTLLWKREMITGCYLPGWCKLTLDDGRTVHALVFIMDPSHPLYEADTRPATIAPLIARASGPLGTNAQYLFSLEQELRKLGMCEASLDELAYEVRACQARDGGESGELQPGFA, from the coding sequence GTGTTAACACGTGATTTCTTAATGACAGCAGACTGTAAGACGGCTTTCGGAGCCATTGAGGAATCGTTACTGTGGACGCCAGAGCAGCGAGCGGCGTCACTGGCCGCTACGCTCGCCTGTCGTCCTGAAAACGAATCGGTCTGGATTTTTGGCTACGGGTCCCTTATGTGGAACCCGGCAATGGTGTATGAAGAGCGCTGCGCCGCCACTCTCAACGGCTGGCACCGCGCATTCTGTCTGCGGCTTACCGCCGGACGAGGCAGTGCCTGCCAGCCTGGGCGCATGCTCGCGCTCAAAGAAGGCGGAGCCACCACCGGGGTGGCGTATCGTCTGCCGGAGGCGGAACTGGAAACCGAGCTGACGCTGCTGTGGAAGCGGGAGATGATAACCGGGTGTTATCTGCCAGGGTGGTGCAAACTCACGCTTGACGATGGCCGCACCGTGCATGCGCTGGTGTTTATTATGGACCCAAGCCATCCGCTTTATGAGGCGGACACGCGCCCGGCAACTATTGCGCCGCTCATCGCCCGCGCCAGCGGCCCACTTGGCACCAACGCGCAATACCTCTTTTCGCTGGAGCAGGAGCTGAGAAAACTCGGCATGTGTGAAGCGTCGCTGGATGAACTGGCGTATGAAGTGCGAGCCTGTCAGGCGCGCGACGGTGGGGAAAGCGGCGAGCTACAGCCTGGCTTTGCCTAA